Proteins co-encoded in one Aspergillus luchuensis IFO 4308 DNA, chromosome 6, nearly complete sequence genomic window:
- a CDS encoding uncharacterized protein (COG:S;~EggNog:ENOG410PNTG;~InterPro:IPR019819,IPR019826,IPR002018,IPR029058;~MEROPS:MER0034723;~PFAM:PF00135;~SECRETED:SignalP(1-22)): MFVSLNVLVAPAVLSAAAVATGVPTIARAASESRSDDTTLFFENDGNWTSHATKPSSLFINTASSYADANAVCAAHNETLLSCEEYTNFENSFKYQQYLGRITTDQLFWSSCSSSSPTSRRGVVQSNTNSTSDLPFLCTNSAPLVDRVDTDYSGFPRVNVTYNGTTFEGMRDHIAFRFAGIRFAQPPTRDLRFQPAQPWNHTIPYVNATSYGPACLQFGYFDGNSYGLNPWGNSEDCLFLNIWTPHIPSADSLDPDNGKPVMVWIYGGGDTQGSAADSTFDGASLASRSDVVAVSFNYRLNIFGLLALNDGELNGNYMMTDKIEALRWVKQNIAAFGGNPKNVTIFGQSAGGSSVNDLITCPAIIGEDLFQNGIVQSGKSNVATAEVAAAYALPYIEKFCNGTATQRASCLRTLPAETLLDISNNSISWYTVIDGHYSADYTQARYALGAQYINSVNVLTGNMLEEYQSLATTTLWPSMSNFSEALEILIKDAAINEAQAEAALNSGLYTTTNNTVYNGSTTYTSVYNASVHLGTEGQLYCDGTLLQWIAAASWAFKSHWFYIHNRGYALSYYDFYDLCTFPVGKPDTPYYRCHSSDLYEVFGTYYIFDQPVRVPDDIYYTNAIQDMWGAFARTGNPNVDPAYLKARSYDSTIDFFFGFEWPQFTVNSPRVASLQYPGPQVSELPYQEHCEVLLPHVTNPSAPNATAQ, from the exons ATGTTTGTTTCTCTCAATGTTCTGGTGGCGCCCGCTGTCCTTTCTGCAGCGGCCGTTGCCACAGGCGTGCCGACCATTGCTCGTGCTGCAAGTGAATCGCGAAGTGATGACACGACACTCTTCTTCGAGAACGACGGCAACTGGACATCTCATGCAACCAAGCCTAGCTCCCTATTCATCAACACGGCCTCGAGTTATGCTGATGCCAATGCGGTGTGCGCAGCACATAATGAGACATTGCTGAGCTGCGAGGAATACACCAATTTTGAGAACTCATTCAAGTATCAGCAATACCTTGGTAGAATCACTACTGATCAGCTGTTTTGGTCATCatgctcttcctcatccccaactTCAAGGCGCGGAGTTGTTCAGAGCAACACAAATTCAACCTCCGATCTCCCCTTCCTGTGCACGAACAGCGCCCCTCTTGTCGATAGAGTAGATACGGATTACTCTGGTTTCCCCCGTGTGAACGTTACCTACAATGGTACAACTTTCGAGGGCATGAGGGACCACATAGCATTCCGCTTCGCTGGCATTCGCTTTGCTCAGCCCCCTACGAGGGATCTACGATTTCAGCCGGCACAGCCGTGGAATCATACTATCCCGTATGTGAACGCCACGAGTTACGGACCGGCCTGTTTGCAGTTTGGTTACTTCGATGGCAACTCGTATGGTCTTA ACCCCTGGGGAAATAGTGAAGACTGTCTGTTTCTCAACATTTGGACGCCACATATCCCATCAGCCGACTCCTTGGATCCTGACAACGGGAAGCCCGTGATGGTTTGGATctatggtggtggggatACCCAAGGCTCGGCCGCTGACTCCACTTTTGATGGGGCTAGTCTTGCATCTCGCTCGGACGTCGTGGCTGTCTCGTTTAAC TACCGCCTCAACATATTCGGTCTTCTAGCTCTCAATGATGGCGAGCTCAACGGCAACTACATGATGACGGATAAGATCGAAGCGTTACGCTGGGTTAAGCAGAACATCGCTGCGTTCGGGGGCAATCCGAAGAACGTGACAATATTTGGGCAATCCGCTGGTGGGTCATCAGTCAATGATCTGATTACATGTCCCGCAATCATTGGCGAAGACCTCTTTCAGAATGGCATCGTCCAGTCCGGAAAGTCGAATGTCGCTACTGCCGAAGTCGCTGCAGCTTACGCCCTACCCTATATTGAGAAATTCTGTAACGGCACGGCCACGCAGCGGGCTTCCTGCCTGCGGACATTACCCGCAGAGACCCTGCTTGATATCAGCAATAACAGTATCAGTTGGTATACTGTCATCGACGGTCACTACTCAGCGGACTACACGCAAGCCCGATACGCACTCGGAGCACAGTACATCAACTCAGTCAACGTCCTAACGGGTAACATGCTCGAGGAATACCAGTCCCTCGCAACCACAACTCTCTGGCCTAGCATGAGCAACTTCAGCGAGGCATTAGAGATCCTCATCAAGGACGCCGCCATCAACGAAGCCCAAGCAGAAGCGGCCCTCAACTCAGGACTctacacaaccaccaacaacacgGTCTACAACGGTAGCACAACCTACACCTCGGTCTACAACGCCTCAGTCCACCTCGGCACCGAAGGCCAGCTATACTGCGACGGCACACTCTTGCAATGGATCGCAGCCGCCTCCTGGGCCTTCAAGTCCCACTGGTTCTACATCCACAATCGAGGCTACGCACTCAGCTACTATGACTTTTACGACCTGTGTACCTTCCCCGTAGGAAAGCCAGATACTCCATACTACCGCTGCCATAGCAGCGATCTGTACGAGGTCTTCGGCACATACTATATCTTCGATCAGCCCGTGCGAGTGCCCGACGACATCTACTACACCAACGCGATCCAGGATATGTGGGGTGCTTTTGCTCGGACTGGGAACCCGAATGTCGATCCGGCGTACTTGAAGGCGCGATCGTATGATTCGACGATTGACTTCTTTTTTGGCTTCGAGTGGCCGCAGTTTACGGTGAATAGTCCGAGGGTTGCGTCGTTGCAGTACCCGGGGCCGCAGGTGTCTGAGCTGCCGTATCAGGAGCATTGTGAGGTGCTGTTGCCGCATGTGACGAATCCGAGTGCTCCTAATGCGACTGCACAATAA
- a CDS encoding endonuclease/exonuclease/phosphatase family protein (COG:S;~EggNog:ENOG410PNTG;~InterPro:IPR036691) yields MDIFTRAQTSFLSWKHGTPLPSGAGASPKFQSWHTFDPVQRWIATRSDIDLNTPADPAGGADTSRLVLLTWNIDGTSPQIEKRVTEIITCIIGLDPRPDIIFLQEVSKPALQQILKDERVRELWLSSECDDTSWGIQLFAVMTLLSKARFTTNAAIGPIWRVKFPSHFARDALCCDIFVAPSKEPSPTRLRLVNVHLDSLPIRPSHRPKQVSIVASLLRVAGQGLVAGDFNPVLDEDNSLLEKNGLMDAWTALRPGEPGLTWGLDGKQPFLPNRLDKIGILGLRPHDIKTIEPKPISGSSDDEPLWTDHHALVCSFGLVDE; encoded by the coding sequence ATGGATATCTTCACACGTGCCCAAACGAGCTTTCTCTCCTGGAAACATGGAACACCACTCCCATCTGGGGCCGGCGCCTCCCCAAAGTTCCAGTCCTGGCATACTTTTGACCCTGTCCAACGTTGGATTGCCACACGCTCCGACATCGATTTAAATACACCAGCAGACCCAGCTGGGGGTGCCGATACCTCAAGGCTTGTCTTGCTGACATGGAATATTGATGGAACGTCTCCTCAGATTGAGAAGCGCGTTACAGAAATAATCACGTGTATCATCGGGTTGGATCCCCGACCTGATATCATTTTCCTCCAAGAAGTGTCAAAGCCAGCCCTCCAGCAAATCTTGAAAGACGAGCGGGTTCGCGAGCTCTGGCTTTCGAGCGAATGTGACGACACATCATGGGGCATTCAATTGTTTGCGGTAATGACCTTACTGTCTAAGGCACGATTCACGACAAACGCCGCCATAGGACCAATTTGGAGGGTGAAATTCCCGAGTCACTTTGCTAGGGATGCTCTCTGCTGTGATATATTCGTCGCTCCATCTAAGGAACCCAGTCCAACACGGTTGCGTCTAGTAAATGTTCACCTAGACTCTTTGCCAATCAGACCTTCCCACCGACCCAAGCAGGTATCTATTGTTGCATCCCTCCTTCGCGTCGCAGGTCAAGGTCTAGTCGCAGGTGACTTCAATCCTGTCCTCGATGAAGACAACAGCCTTCTAGAAAAGAATGGCTTGATGGATGCTTGGACGGCTCTTCGGCCCGGAGAACCTGGCTTAACTTGGGGCCTAGATGGCAAGCAACCATTCCTTCCCAATCGGCTTGATAAAATAGGTATACTCGGGCTGCGACCGCATGACATTAAGACAATAGAGCCGAAACCAATAAGCGGATCTTCTGACGATGAACCCTTATGGACTGATCATCATGCTTTGGTCTGTTCCTTtggcttggtggatgagtGA
- a CDS encoding NAD(P)-dependent oxidoreductase (COG:I;~EggNog:ENOG410PKCT;~InterPro:IPR029154,IPR015815,IPR036291,IPR006115, IPR008927,IPR013328;~PFAM:PF03446,PF14833;~go_function: GO:0016491 - oxidoreductase activity [Evidence IEA];~go_function: GO:0050661 - NADP binding [Evidence IEA];~go_function: GO:0051287 - NAD binding [Evidence IEA];~go_process: GO:0055114 - oxidation-reduction process [Evidence IEA]) has protein sequence MDPSTHPHPRFGWIGLGSMGQAMALNLQAHLSHINAPSLKFYNRTAARGLPVHEIGGVQYTNIPDLIANADICFIAVTDDTAVRSIIDTITTVGPEYLHQKLIVDTTTVHPDTSAWAKQRLGEHGATYIASPVFGATPTAQEGKLLFVVAGADEAVQRVEPYIVGVMGRKMMRLGEDVTRSTLLKCTGNFLIGGMMELVAEAQVLAEKSGLGSEVLEGLLEEQYGPLLTSMSKRMTGGFYLPERGQRPWSDVNLAIKDVSLGVSCAEGAGTDLPVARVVLDHLREARGYAEENGRALDSSSMYGVLRERAGLAFESERVKQRDAGGSD, from the exons atggacccttcaacccacccccacccccgaTTCGGATGGATCG GTCTCGGCTCAATGGGCCAAGCCATGGCCCTGAACCTCCAAGCCCACCTATCGCACATCAACGCCCCATCTCTGAAATTCTACAATCGAACCGCAGCTCGTGGACTCCCCGTCCATGAGATTGGGGGTGTGCAGTACACCAACATCCCCGACCTCATTGCCAACGCCGATATCTGCTTCATCGCCGTGACTGATGATACTGCTGTTCGATCAATCATCGACACTATCACGACAGTTGGCCCAGAGTATCTACACCAGAAACTCATCGTCGATACCACGACCGTCCATCCAGATACATCTGCCTGGGCAAAACAACGTCTTGGAGAACACGGAGCAACCTACATCGCATCACCAGTCTTCGGTGCCACGCCAACCGCGCAAGAAGGCAAGTTATTGTTTGTGGTTGCGGGCGCGGATGAGGCCGTGCAGCGGGTGGAGCCGTACATTGTGGGTGTtatggggaggaagatgatgaggttgggCGAGGATGTTACGAGGTCTACGTTGCTGAAGTGTACGGG GAACTTCCTCATCGGCGGCATGATGGAGCTCGTCGCCGAAGCACAGGTGTTAGCGGAGAAGTCCGGTCTCGGGAGTGAGGTTCTCGAGGGGTTACTGGAAGAGCAGTATGGTCCTCTTCTTACCTCCAtgtcgaagaggatgactGGGGGTTTCTATCTGCCTGAACGGGGTCAGCGACCGTGGTCAGATGTGAATTTGGCCATTAAAGATGTCTCGTTGGGGGTGAGTTGTGCCGAGGGCGCGGGAACCGATTTGCCCGTCGCGCGGGTGGTTTTGGATCATCTCCGGGAGGCTCGGGGGTATGCAGAGGAAAATGGGCGGGCATTGGATTCGTCGTCAATGTATGGGGTGTTGAGAGAGCGTGCGGGACTTGCGTTTGAGTCGGAGAGGGTGAAGCAGAGGGATGCTGGGGGGAGTGATTGA
- a CDS encoding uncharacterized protein (SECRETED:SignalP(1-19)), producing the protein MKSILIVFTFGLLINQAQACGIPGTFCSRWGAKACECNGGHLLECQVTVAPTVDGQGGETEAFWTKIRNCPVPAGGGLQCVDGGCTS; encoded by the exons ATGaaatccatcctcatcgtcttcacCTTCGGCCTCCTTATCAACCAGGCCCAGGCCTGTGGCATACCCGGCACATTCTGCAGCCGCTGGGGTGCTAAAGCATGCGAGTGCAATGGAGGACACCTA TTGGAGTGTCAGGTCACCGTGGCTCCGACGGTTGATGGCCAGGGCGGCGAGACCGAGGCGTTCTGGACCAAGATCAGGAACTGTCCTGTGCCGGCTGGTGGCGGGTTGCAGTGTGTTGACGGGGGTTGTACTTCTTGA